From a single Scylla paramamosain isolate STU-SP2022 chromosome 28, ASM3559412v1, whole genome shotgun sequence genomic region:
- the LOC135114937 gene encoding uncharacterized protein LOC135114937 → MKVPHYLQALKARQRDNSESRSSSPRDSGLVVSSAAPSDTEGGDARSPTHGSFKNSLAFFQRAAHLVAANTRNAAQGYRQKDSRRRSSRGSSTYSSSGSEVWSVNSEDLTAGDLAASGGVRGDLDGDLLGYVDDQGTYEQVLFINGRPQYQDDFGSGGEESIASWSAPQFHAKLRGGNSAEVADGRRQLTSVVHTSSAVAGAPPPPPSPTLSASPPRGRRTRLPEISSIW, encoded by the exons CAGGCCCTGAAGGCGCGCCAGAGGGATAATTCTGAGAGCAGGTCCTCCAGCCCCCGCGACTCCGGCCTTGTGGTGTCGTCAGCCGCGCCCTCAGACACAGAAGGTGGTGATGCGCGGTCTCCCACGCACGGCTCCTTCAAGAATTCGCTGGCATTCTTCCAAAGGGCGGCGCATCTTGTCGCCGCCAACACGAGGAATGCAgcgcaag gTTACCGGCAGAAGGACTCCCGGCGAAGGTCCTCCCGCGGTAGCAGCACctacagcagcagcggcagcgaaGTGTGGAGCGTCAACTCGGAAGACTTGACTGCAGGGGACTTGGCGGCTTCTGGGGGCGTGAGGGGGGACCTGGATGGGGACCTGCTGGGGTACGTGGACGACCAGGGCACCTACGAGCAAGTCCTCTTCATCAACGGACGACCACAGTATCAGGATGACTTCGG CTCGGGGGGCGAGGAGAGCATCGCCAGCTGGTCAGCACCACAGTTTCACGCCAAACTCCGAGGTGGCAACTCAGCGGAGGTGGCGGACGGTCGCCGCCAACTCACCTCAGTCGTTCACACCTCCTCGGCCGTGGCTGGCGCGCCGCCCCCGCCTCCCAGCCCGACCCTGAGTGCCTCACCCCCTCGAGGACGTCGTACACGTCTGCCGGAGATCTCGAGCATCTGGTAA